A single region of the Zonotrichia albicollis isolate bZonAlb1 chromosome 16, bZonAlb1.hap1, whole genome shotgun sequence genome encodes:
- the RASD1 gene encoding dexamethasone-induced Ras-related protein 1 isoform X2, with translation MKLAAMIKKMCPSEAELSIPAKNCYRMVILGSSKVGKTAIVSRFLTGRFEEQYTPTIEDFHRKFYSIRGEVYQLDILDTSGNHPFPAMRRLSILTANPGDQVVPEEQNQGEHRGAPGHLRQQGRPGLLPGGAAPGDRAAGGRGPQKMCLLRDLGQEEQQPGPDVPGALRHGQAAQRDEPRPAPQGLGPVLRHPAQEGAERQKAAEGGRLGGGVRHRGPLRPAAQRAQRPHVHPRESHRRRARQGEGSLRDQLGAPARHEKEGRKEGRKGGKEGGKMLVSELTLGRCPAGQRGRRLSPASLLPLSSSPCPGAHFGSEGCEGGGFGGQEGMSLGAASPLGGQTGKGRAAGQPGGRGSVEGTDLGVSFPPKPPSLRRCLHEGGQGPGQHLPGALGLVLVLFFFSNLRSCARTLALCCVFICVYKTHAEDTPKLLQRHCRVTAPMDQKTDSCLHLSCLICKIWGGWGGAGRVLQNNIIGTLCRYCLSLT, from the exons ATGAAACTGGCAGCGATGATCAAGAAGATGTGTCCCAGCGAGGCCGAGCTGAGCATCCCCGCCAAGAACTGCTACCGCATGGTCATCCTGGGCTCCTCCAAGGTGGGCAAGACGGCCATCGTCTCCCGCTTCCTCACCGGCCGCTTCGAGGAGCAGTACACGCCCACCATCGAGGACTTCCACCGCAAGTTCTACAGCATCCGTGGTGAGGTGTACCAGCTCGACATCCTGGACACGTCGGGCAACCACCCCTTCCCAGCCATGCGCCGCCTCTCCATCCTCACAG CAAATCCTGGAGACCAAGTCGTGCCTGAAGAACAAAACCAAGGAGAACATCGAGGTGCCCCTGGTCATCTGCGGCAACAAGGGCGACCGGGACTTTTACCGGGAGGTGCAGCCCCGGGAGATCGAGCAGCTGGtgggaggggaccccaaaaaatgTGCCTACTTCGAGATCTCGGCCAAGAGGAACAGCAGCCTGGACCAGATGTTCCAGGCGCTCTTCGCCATGGCCAAGCTGCCCAGCGAGATGAGCCCCGACCTGCACCGCAAGGTCTCGGTCCAGTACTGCGACATCCTGCACAAGAAGGCGCTGAAAggcaaaaagctgctgaaggagggcGGCTCGGAGGAGGCGTACGGCATCGTGGCCCCCTTCGCCCGGCGGCCCAGCGTGCACAGCGACCTCATGTACATCCGCGAGAAAGCCATCGGCGGCGGGCACGGCAAGGAGAAGGATCGCTGCGTGATCAGCTAGGAGCCCCCGCTCGCCacgagaaagaaggaaggaaggaaggaaggaaaggaggaaaggagggGGGAAAGATGCTCGTTTCCGAACTGACTTTGGGCAGGTGCCCAGCCGGGCAGAGAGGGCGTCGCCTCTCCCCAGCCTCCCTCCTCCCGCTTTCATCATCTCCCTGCCCGGGGGCGCATTTTGGGAGCGAGGGATGCGAAGGGGGAGGCTttggagggcaggaggggatgtcgctgggagcagcctctcCTCTGGGCGGACAGACAGGGAAAGGGCGAGCTGCTGGGCAGCCAGGTGGGAGGGGGAGTGTGGAGGGCACAGACCTTGGTGTTTCTTTCCCTCCCAAACCACCCAGCCTCAGGCGCTGCCTTCACGAGGGAGGGCAGGGGCCTGGCCAGCATCTGCCTGGGGCTTTGGGGTTggttcttgttttattttttttttccaacttgAGAAGCTGTGCACGGACTCTGGCTCTGTGTTGTGTGTTCATCTGTGTCTACAAAACACATGCAGAAGACACTCCTAAGCTGTTGCAAAGACATTGCAGAGTTACAGCCCCAATGGACCAAAAAACTGACTCTTGTTTACATTTGTCTTGTTTGATTTGCAAGATTTGGGGAGGGTGGGGGGGAGCGGGAAGGGTTTTACAAAATAATATAATAGGCACTTTATGTAGGTATTGTTTGTCATTgacatga
- the MED9 gene encoding mediator of RNA polymerase II transcription subunit 9, giving the protein MASGPAGRAAEEPPPPEPPAEQKPPPLPPAQEEFSFLPLVHDIIKCMDKDSQDVHQVLNELKNKFQEMRKLISSMPGIGVSPEQQQQQLQNLREQVRTKNELLQKYKSLCMFEIPKE; this is encoded by the exons ATGGCGTCCGGGCCCGCGGGCCGCGCCGCtgaggagccgccgccgccggagcCGCCCGCCGAGCAGaagccgccgccgctgccgcccgcGCAGGAGGAGTTCTCCTTCCTGCCGCTCGTCCACGACATCATCAAATG cATGGACAAGGACAGCCAGGATGTTCACCAGGTACTGAATGAGCTCAAGAACAAGTTCCAGGAGATGAGGAAGCTGATCAGCTCCATGCCTGGCATCGGggtgagcccagagcagcagcagcagcagctgcagaacctGCGGGAGCAGGTCCGGACCAAGAACGAGCTCCTGCAGAAGTACAAGAGCCTTTGCATGTTTGAAATCCCCAAGGAGTAG
- the RASD1 gene encoding dexamethasone-induced Ras-related protein 1 isoform X1: MKLAAMIKKMCPSEAELSIPAKNCYRMVILGSSKVGKTAIVSRFLTGRFEEQYTPTIEDFHRKFYSIRGEVYQLDILDTSGNHPFPAMRRLSILTGDVFILVFSLDNRDSFEEVQRLKQQILETKSCLKNKTKENIEVPLVICGNKGDRDFYREVQPREIEQLVGGDPKKCAYFEISAKRNSSLDQMFQALFAMAKLPSEMSPDLHRKVSVQYCDILHKKALKGKKLLKEGGSEEAYGIVAPFARRPSVHSDLMYIREKAIGGGHGKEKDRCVIS, encoded by the exons ATGAAACTGGCAGCGATGATCAAGAAGATGTGTCCCAGCGAGGCCGAGCTGAGCATCCCCGCCAAGAACTGCTACCGCATGGTCATCCTGGGCTCCTCCAAGGTGGGCAAGACGGCCATCGTCTCCCGCTTCCTCACCGGCCGCTTCGAGGAGCAGTACACGCCCACCATCGAGGACTTCCACCGCAAGTTCTACAGCATCCGTGGTGAGGTGTACCAGCTCGACATCCTGGACACGTCGGGCAACCACCCCTTCCCAGCCATGCGCCGCCTCTCCATCCTCACAG GAGACGTTTTCATCCTTGTGTTCAGCCTGGACAACCGAGACTCCTTTGAGGAGGTGCAGCGCCTGAAGCAGCAAATCCTGGAGACCAAGTCGTGCCTGAAGAACAAAACCAAGGAGAACATCGAGGTGCCCCTGGTCATCTGCGGCAACAAGGGCGACCGGGACTTTTACCGGGAGGTGCAGCCCCGGGAGATCGAGCAGCTGGtgggaggggaccccaaaaaatgTGCCTACTTCGAGATCTCGGCCAAGAGGAACAGCAGCCTGGACCAGATGTTCCAGGCGCTCTTCGCCATGGCCAAGCTGCCCAGCGAGATGAGCCCCGACCTGCACCGCAAGGTCTCGGTCCAGTACTGCGACATCCTGCACAAGAAGGCGCTGAAAggcaaaaagctgctgaaggagggcGGCTCGGAGGAGGCGTACGGCATCGTGGCCCCCTTCGCCCGGCGGCCCAGCGTGCACAGCGACCTCATGTACATCCGCGAGAAAGCCATCGGCGGCGGGCACGGCAAGGAGAAGGATCGCTGCGTGATCAGCTAG